In a genomic window of Thermoprotei archaeon:
- the hutI gene encoding imidazolonepropionase codes for MSDKIEVDLIIHGASQIIQVPKPVKGYANYSKLGCIEDGGIAINNGKIIAVDHDDIILKNYEAKRYIDVSGHTITPGLIDPHNHLIYGGSREDEYEEILLGVSYEEIMKRGGGIKRTIYETSRTSSEDLLKKTIMKLNHLLLSGVTTVEAKTGYGATVKDDVEHLSILLRVNKQPIDIIPTVLAHVVPPGIEKDKYIEEFITYLLPQAKRLGAKFVDVFCEQSAFNVNETRKILESGKNIGLGLRIHADEFSCIGCSKLGVELGASSIDHLNYTPEEIIELITKKEIVTTLSPLTALYIAKKMPNINALLKHDAIIALATDHSPAVINLDMIEVINLASSYLSLPSGNLIAGVTINAAKSLGIEDHMGSLKPGTNADIVIWKIPNYRWFGYLRIRNPIHTVIKNGKILVTNE; via the coding sequence TTGTCAGATAAGATAGAGGTAGATTTAATAATACATGGAGCATCTCAAATAATTCAAGTTCCAAAACCTGTGAAAGGTTATGCTAATTATTCTAAGTTAGGTTGTATTGAAGATGGTGGAATAGCTATCAATAATGGTAAGATAATAGCTGTAGATCATGATGACATCATATTAAAAAATTATGAGGCAAAAAGATATATTGATGTATCTGGACACACAATCACACCTGGTCTTATTGATCCCCATAATCATCTAATATATGGTGGTTCGCGAGAGGATGAATATGAAGAGATCTTATTAGGCGTATCATATGAAGAAATTATGAAGAGAGGTGGCGGAATAAAGCGAACGATTTATGAAACTTCAAGAACAAGTTCAGAAGACCTTTTAAAGAAGACCATCATGAAGCTCAATCATCTTTTATTAAGTGGTGTGACAACTGTAGAGGCTAAAACAGGTTATGGAGCCACTGTAAAAGATGACGTTGAACACCTCTCAATATTACTTCGTGTCAACAAACAACCTATCGATATTATACCAACAGTCTTAGCACATGTAGTACCACCTGGCATTGAAAAGGACAAGTATATTGAAGAATTCATTACATATTTACTACCCCAAGCAAAACGTTTAGGGGCTAAGTTTGTCGATGTGTTTTGCGAACAAAGTGCGTTTAATGTTAATGAAACCAGAAAAATACTGGAGAGTGGAAAAAACATAGGTTTGGGATTAAGAATACATGCGGATGAATTTTCATGTATAGGTTGCAGTAAGCTCGGTGTCGAATTAGGAGCTTCATCGATAGACCACTTAAACTATACTCCAGAAGAAATAATAGAATTGATAACTAAGAAAGAAATCGTAACTACGTTATCACCTTTAACAGCGTTGTACATAGCTAAAAAAATGCCCAATATTAATGCTTTATTAAAACATGATGCAATAATAGCACTAGCAACCGACCACTCACCAGCAGTAATAAACTTGGATATGATTGAAGTTATCAACCTGGCATCAAGTTATCTATCACTTCCTTCAGGAAATTTGATAGCAGGCGTGACCATAAACGCTGCCAAAAGCCTAGGCATAGAAGATCACATGGGATCATTAAAACCGGGAACTAATGCAGATATAGTTATCTGGAAGATCCCAAATTATAGGTGGTTTGGATACTTACGAATACGAAATCCAATACATACAGTCATTAAAAATGGAAAAATATTAGTCACCAACGAGTAA
- a CDS encoding arginase family protein, with translation MFKKPGSRMIKDPRDIRIGDVIRSFCEKGCVCIIGYPWDWTTAGRPGSRYAPSKIRDYFYSMSPLSDKRVCDPGDVDVVPGDLETSSLRLKSSIRKLCENCNSIFTIGGDHSLTAVTVESLMEGFGLGRIGLLVFDAHFDLRKLSEGWSSGTYLRSLLEKLNGKIIPLIIGVRYHSNPSYMFEEAKKLGVEFITSDEFKMSELDVIFDKVDKVLSGVENLYISVDMDSLDQCTGVNSPSPGGLDVWDIIKVMDHVFQKKRLVGGDVVEVVPLIDVGDYCTRSAAYILYKMVYG, from the coding sequence ATGTTCAAGAAACCTGGTAGCAGGATGATTAAGGATCCTAGGGATATTAGGATAGGCGATGTTATACGTTCATTTTGTGAGAAAGGCTGTGTTTGCATTATAGGTTATCCTTGGGATTGGACCACTGCCGGACGGCCCGGTTCTCGTTATGCACCTTCTAAAATAAGGGATTATTTTTATTCTATGAGTCCTTTAAGTGATAAGCGTGTGTGTGATCCGGGCGATGTTGACGTGGTTCCTGGTGATCTTGAAACTTCTTCTTTACGATTAAAGAGTTCTATTCGAAAATTATGTGAGAATTGTAATTCAATTTTTACAATAGGTGGTGACCATAGTTTAACTGCTGTGACTGTTGAATCGTTAATGGAGGGTTTTGGATTAGGCCGCATTGGTCTTCTGGTCTTCGATGCACATTTTGATCTTAGAAAATTGTCAGAGGGTTGGTCTTCTGGAACATATTTAAGAAGTTTGCTAGAAAAGTTAAATGGTAAGATTATACCCTTAATTATTGGAGTTAGATATCATTCTAATCCTTCATACATGTTTGAAGAGGCGAAGAAGTTAGGAGTGGAATTTATAACGTCTGACGAGTTTAAAATGAGTGAGCTGGATGTTATCTTTGATAAGGTTGATAAGGTCCTTTCTGGTGTTGAGAATTTATACATAAGTGTGGATATGGATAGTCTTGATCAATGTACAGGTGTTAATTCTCCATCACCGGGTGGTTTGGATGTATGGGATATAATCAAAGTGATGGATCATGTTTTTCAAAAAAAGAGGCTTGTAGGAGGGGATGTTGTTGAAGTTGTCCCCCTTATTGATGTTGGAGATTACTGCACGCGAAGTGCAGCATATATATTATACAAGATGGTGTATGGTTGA
- a CDS encoding metal-dependent hydrolase, producing the protein MSAFSFYLYLYKVGYSMMVLSVSLLFFILFSNAPDFDILHSKGTLFKKLIRTTFLIPFYIVAKVTHDSIAHRHITHSIKGIIIFLFFVLFLWRVFYAFLYLFTGTMNIVNVYTISLIRIFMDPLIPFSIITSYVLHILGDAVTVTGVQLFNDRKSRGFIVTGKNDDYYVLLYIVAQLISMICFLRMSEMYLLVFFSIVLLVIFIIVPIIFVSKNNREHKYHV; encoded by the coding sequence ATGAGCGCGTTTTCTTTTTACTTATATTTATATAAAGTAGGTTATAGTATGATGGTACTGTCTGTGTCATTACTGTTTTTTATTTTGTTTTCAAATGCGCCAGATTTTGATATTTTGCACAGTAAGGGTACGTTGTTTAAAAAATTAATTAGAACAACTTTTCTTATTCCGTTTTACATTGTGGCAAAGGTTACTCATGATAGTATTGCTCACAGACACATCACTCACTCTATAAAGGGCATAATTATTTTTTTGTTCTTTGTATTATTCTTATGGAGGGTTTTTTATGCTTTTTTGTATCTCTTCACGGGAACTATGAATATTGTAAACGTATATACTATTAGCTTGATTAGAATTTTTATGGATCCTCTCATTCCTTTTTCAATAATTACATCTTATGTCCTTCACATATTAGGAGATGCAGTAACAGTTACTGGCGTTCAATTGTTTAATGATAGGAAATCGCGTGGTTTCATAGTAACTGGTAAGAATGATGATTATTATGTTCTTTTATACATTGTAGCACAGTTGATTTCCATGATATGTTTTTTAAGAATGTCTGAAATGTATTTGTTGGTATTTTTCTCGATTGTTCTACTTGTTATATTTATTATTGTTCCAATTATTTTTGTTTCGAAGAATAATCGTGAACATAAATATCATGTTTAG
- a CDS encoding PadR family transcriptional regulator yields the protein MWHYIAFRRRIGREGGLKFLVLWILSKDPKNGVEIINEIERMTWGWWRPSPGSIYPLLSTLLKDGLITKLENGKYKLTEKGLEEITEILPLRKPRDVEEILTEMESYVSYLEDIGKSNLTPYKLRIEDLKNRLGRLVSNE from the coding sequence ATGTGGCATTACATAGCATTTAGACGACGTATAGGAAGAGAAGGAGGATTAAAATTTCTAGTATTATGGATTCTCAGTAAAGATCCAAAGAATGGTGTTGAAATAATAAATGAGATAGAGCGAATGACATGGGGATGGTGGCGCCCATCTCCAGGCTCAATATACCCACTTCTATCAACATTATTAAAAGATGGTTTGATCACTAAATTAGAGAACGGGAAATATAAATTAACCGAGAAAGGTCTAGAAGAGATTACAGAAATATTACCGCTCAGAAAACCTCGTGACGTAGAAGAAATACTCACCGAGATGGAAAGTTATGTATCATACCTAGAAGATATTGGTAAATCGAATCTTACTCCTTATAAATTAAGAATAGAAGATTTAAAAAATAGACTTGGGAGGTTAGTTAGCAATGAGTGA
- a CDS encoding ATP-binding cassette domain-containing protein: MSEIIKAINLTKVFGSLVAVDHINFEVKKGEIFGFLGPNGAGKTTTINMLTTVLKPTEGTAIINGFDVVKQPSKVRQSIGVVHQEYTADEDLTGLENMILMADLYGIPRDVGRKRAEELLKMVELTSAAHKKVENYSGGMRRRLEVAMGLINRPPVLFLDEPTLGLDVQTRAAIWSYITKLKEQYETTMFVTTHYLEEADTYCDRVAIIDKGKIIQIGTPRELKESIGGDVITIQITSDTTTALKIMNNIEGITEAKNIGETIRIKTKDGSSVAPKIIEMLNKNGINVTKISITEPTMDEVYMEYTGKSLREEQANWEEAFAMRRTLRRARS; the protein is encoded by the coding sequence ATGAGTGAGATAATAAAAGCTATCAACCTAACGAAAGTGTTTGGCTCGTTAGTTGCTGTTGATCATATAAATTTTGAAGTAAAAAAAGGGGAAATATTTGGATTCTTAGGTCCGAATGGTGCGGGCAAAACAACAACCATAAATATGTTAACAACAGTACTAAAACCAACAGAAGGTACTGCAATAATTAATGGATTTGATGTAGTAAAACAACCATCGAAAGTTCGTCAATCAATAGGAGTTGTCCATCAGGAATACACAGCTGACGAAGACCTCACAGGACTAGAAAACATGATATTAATGGCAGATCTTTATGGTATACCAAGAGATGTCGGACGAAAAAGGGCAGAAGAATTACTAAAAATGGTAGAATTAACATCAGCTGCGCACAAAAAAGTCGAAAATTATTCAGGAGGAATGAGAAGACGTTTGGAGGTGGCGATGGGTCTTATAAACAGACCACCAGTACTATTCCTTGATGAACCTACTTTAGGTTTAGATGTGCAAACAAGGGCAGCAATATGGTCGTATATAACTAAGCTAAAAGAACAATATGAAACGACAATGTTCGTAACAACACATTATCTAGAAGAAGCTGACACATACTGTGATAGAGTTGCAATAATTGACAAAGGAAAAATTATACAAATAGGCACACCAAGAGAACTTAAAGAAAGCATAGGCGGTGACGTAATAACAATACAAATAACTAGCGATACAACAACAGCGCTCAAAATAATGAACAACATAGAAGGAATAACAGAGGCAAAAAACATCGGAGAAACTATTAGAATAAAAACGAAAGATGGTAGCTCGGTAGCTCCCAAAATTATTGAAATGCTAAACAAAAATGGTATAAACGTTACAAAAATCTCGATCACAGAGCCAACCATGGATGAAGTCTATATGGAGTATACAGGTAAAAGTCTTAGAGAAGAGCAAGCTAATTGGGAAGAAGCTTTTGCAATGAGGAGAACGCTGAGGAGGGCTAGATCATGA
- a CDS encoding ABC transporter permease — protein sequence MREEKQNLSPLHGMWALIKRELKKWYTVPVVLFISLFQPIIWLVLFGKSMNMSSFFTGTSINIPGLNIPKQIIDQISTQILQAQFGTTDYFSFLAAGMLSFIVLFTAMGSGMTIVWDRRLGFLNRLLTTPIPRSSIVISKVASSVIRSLVQATIVLLVAALLGMEFKSGITILDIIGVYAALFLMAFGLASLFITLAIRSSSWESQMAIMNLLNLPLLFASNAFYPTKSMPSWLQPIAEINPLTYTNDAVRQLLIGTTGSHALWFDYLYLTIFTLIFAIIGTILSWKYLSGS from the coding sequence ATGAGAGAAGAAAAACAAAACCTGAGTCCATTACATGGAATGTGGGCATTGATAAAAAGAGAACTAAAAAAGTGGTATACAGTTCCCGTCGTATTATTTATATCATTATTCCAACCAATAATATGGCTAGTATTATTTGGTAAATCCATGAACATGAGTTCCTTCTTCACAGGAACTAGCATTAACATACCAGGTCTCAATATACCAAAACAAATAATCGATCAAATTTCTACACAAATATTACAAGCACAATTCGGCACTACCGATTACTTTTCATTTCTAGCAGCTGGAATGCTATCATTTATAGTACTTTTCACAGCGATGGGTAGCGGAATGACAATAGTTTGGGACAGAAGGCTAGGATTTCTAAACAGACTACTCACCACGCCGATACCCAGATCAAGCATAGTAATAAGCAAGGTTGCTTCATCAGTGATAAGATCACTAGTACAAGCCACAATAGTACTATTAGTCGCAGCGCTCTTAGGAATGGAATTTAAAAGTGGAATTACAATACTTGATATAATAGGGGTTTATGCCGCATTATTTTTAATGGCATTTGGATTAGCATCACTATTCATAACACTAGCCATAAGATCCTCAAGTTGGGAATCACAAATGGCAATTATGAACCTACTAAACTTACCACTACTTTTCGCGAGCAACGCTTTTTATCCAACAAAATCAATGCCATCATGGTTACAACCAATAGCAGAAATAAACCCATTAACATACACAAATGATGCAGTTAGACAATTACTAATAGGCACAACAGGCTCACATGCATTATGGTTTGATTACTTATACCTAACAATCTTTACACTAATATTTGCTATAATAGGAACAATACTATCATGGAAATACCTATCAGGTAGCTAG
- a CDS encoding DUF996 domain-containing protein, translated as MASLHDAKIFGGIGSILMLFVPVVGQILVLIGIKNISDVTNERPVFDNALYALIFGIIGSIAGFVPLFMFPLFFTFTLLLPAIIALIAAFIFYLLSAIYLRKSFNRIAELLNIGHFKTAATLYLIGAILTIILVGLIIIFIAEIFMIIAFFSIPEQPPSPQPPPPPT; from the coding sequence ATGGCTTCATTGCATGATGCGAAAATATTTGGTGGAATAGGTTCAATATTGATGCTATTTGTTCCAGTAGTAGGGCAAATACTTGTTTTAATTGGCATAAAAAATATTTCTGATGTAACTAATGAGAGACCGGTATTTGATAATGCATTATATGCACTTATATTTGGCATAATAGGAAGTATAGCAGGATTTGTACCACTCTTCATGTTTCCACTATTTTTTACGTTCACATTGCTATTACCAGCAATCATTGCATTAATTGCAGCATTTATTTTTTATCTACTCAGTGCGATATATTTAAGAAAAAGTTTTAATCGAATAGCTGAGCTTTTAAATATAGGCCATTTCAAAACTGCGGCTACGCTTTATCTCATAGGTGCAATATTAACAATAATACTTGTCGGTCTTATCATAATCTTTATAGCGGAAATATTCATGATAATAGCGTTTTTCTCGATACCTGAGCAACCTCCATCACCCCAACCTCCTCCGCCTCCAACATAA
- a CDS encoding DUF6114 domain-containing protein, giving the protein MINSSEPGKVKNGNIVVLIFSILSLITSMGGFMIGFILGLIGGILALAWKPPTPQPLPSL; this is encoded by the coding sequence ATGATAAATTCTAGTGAACCAGGTAAAGTCAAAAATGGTAACATAGTTGTTTTAATATTCTCAATATTATCATTAATAACAAGTATGGGCGGTTTTATGATAGGTTTCATATTAGGACTCATAGGAGGAATTCTGGCATTAGCATGGAAACCGCCAACACCACAGCCCCTACCCTCACTATAA
- a CDS encoding DUF1634 domain-containing protein, with amino-acid sequence MKKIDLETIIGYILTIGVITSLIMESLGLTMYIIDKGTTHIDLNDEETHIKFQDFFIYLSNIVLSIFRKFNYINIMALGLAVLMLTPYLRVVASVLYFIFTHNYKYVIITLIVLIILTLSLIIH; translated from the coding sequence ATGAAAAAGATTGACCTAGAAACTATCATAGGTTATATATTAACAATAGGAGTAATAACATCGTTAATAATGGAATCACTAGGCCTTACGATGTATATAATAGATAAAGGAACAACACATATAGATTTAAATGATGAAGAGACACACATAAAATTTCAAGACTTTTTCATATATTTATCGAATATAGTACTATCAATATTTCGCAAATTTAATTATATCAACATCATGGCACTTGGGCTGGCAGTACTTATGTTGACACCATACCTCAGAGTTGTAGCGTCAGTACTCTATTTTATATTTACCCATAATTACAAATATGTCATAATAACGTTAATCGTCCTTATCATATTAACACTAAGCCTAATCATTCATTAG
- a CDS encoding sulfite exporter TauE/SafE family protein, whose translation MHSYLTQNPSKVSSSTSNFIIGMTALAGSTVFIASGLIAVTLAAPMAVGTTVGSLIGSRILPKMKDKTIRVLFLIILVYLIIQMLYKGVTSL comes from the coding sequence ATGCATTCCTACTTAACTCAGAACCCATCTAAGGTATCAAGTTCTACAAGTAACTTCATCATAGGCATGACAGCGCTAGCCGGTTCCACAGTATTCATAGCATCAGGGCTAATTGCAGTAACCTTAGCTGCACCAATGGCAGTAGGAACAACAGTAGGATCACTAATAGGATCAAGGATACTCCCAAAAATGAAAGACAAAACAATCAGGGTACTCTTTTTAATAATCCTTGTATACCTAATCATTCAAATGCTCTATAAAGGGGTTACATCATTATGA
- a CDS encoding transposase → MEAVKSYRIPVDVPKDLIEEYFKAKQKALDAIFSHVKISKKAHLNLKAEDRKRLRDELLKDWRFSKHYVDSAINSVIGLVKGWITLYNRGKAEGKPEITKKTVYIKSTLFSFRDGILRVSIEPNKRYLEVDLRKYDWIPRDFDKVGGLLMTEKELIITVKKRVEPKAEKWVSFDVNLTNITAFIGGEIKRYDLRELYHIHRTYETKLQRIQKLSKIKPNTSKRLLEKYSKREKNRAKDFMHKLTTHIAGELKEKDCGAILENLKGIKGRILNGSRKNNRKLSKWNARTFQLMLEYKLKWLDLPVKYVNPANSSKTCPVCSGSMASYLGRIMRCEECGLTMDRDVVAVLNLQMRGIGFSPRALNELIEGEGLSRNENSNSLCIPT, encoded by the coding sequence ATGGAAGCAGTTAAGAGCTACAGGATCCCAGTAGATGTTCCAAAAGATTTAATCGAGGAATACTTCAAAGCTAAGCAGAAGGCTTTAGACGCAATATTCTCGCACGTTAAGATTTCTAAGAAGGCTCACCTTAACTTGAAAGCTGAAGATAGGAAAAGACTTAGAGATGAGTTGCTGAAAGACTGGAGGTTTTCAAAGCATTACGTTGATTCAGCAATAAACTCCGTTATCGGATTGGTTAAGGGCTGGATAACGCTCTACAATAGGGGGAAAGCTGAAGGTAAGCCTGAGATAACTAAAAAAACCGTTTACATTAAGAGCACACTTTTCAGCTTCAGAGATGGTATACTGAGGGTAAGCATTGAGCCTAATAAGCGGTATCTTGAGGTTGACTTAAGAAAGTACGACTGGATTCCAAGAGACTTTGATAAAGTCGGTGGGCTACTTATGACTGAGAAGGAGCTGATAATTACGGTTAAGAAGAGGGTTGAGCCCAAGGCTGAGAAGTGGGTATCATTTGACGTTAACTTAACGAACATAACGGCGTTCATAGGTGGCGAGATCAAGCGCTATGACTTAAGAGAGCTCTACCATATTCACAGAACCTATGAAACTAAACTGCAGAGGATACAAAAGTTATCTAAGATTAAGCCCAATACATCAAAGAGACTATTAGAGAAGTACTCTAAGCGTGAGAAGAATAGAGCCAAAGACTTCATGCACAAACTAACCACGCACATTGCGGGGGAGCTCAAGGAGAAGGATTGCGGAGCAATACTTGAAAACCTGAAAGGTATAAAGGGGCGAATTCTTAATGGCTCAAGGAAAAATAACAGAAAGCTCTCAAAGTGGAACGCAAGAACATTCCAACTCATGCTCGAATACAAGCTGAAGTGGCTTGATTTACCAGTGAAATACGTTAACCCAGCCAACTCGTCTAAAACCTGCCCAGTCTGCTCAGGAAGCATGGCTTCCTATCTGGGCAGGATAATGAGGTGCGAAGAATGCGGACTAACAATGGATAGGGATGTTGTAGCGGTGTTAAACCTTCAGATGCGGGGAATTGGGTTCTCCCCGAGAGCCCTCAACGAATTAATCGAGGGGGAAGGGTTAAGTAGGAATGAAAATAGCAATTCACTATGCATTCCTACTTAA
- a CDS encoding helix-turn-helix domain-containing protein gives MEKELLRPKDVAKKFGISVKTLWKWQRKGIIRTVKLPTGKLRYPRSEVERLWKQLRATGSQ, from the coding sequence ATGGAAAAAGAACTACTTAGACCAAAAGATGTTGCAAAGAAGTTCGGTATCTCAGTTAAAACGCTCTGGAAGTGGCAGAGGAAAGGCATTATTAGGACTGTTAAACTTCCAACTGGTAAGCTCCGCTACCCGAGGAGCGAAGTTGAGAGATTATGGAAGCAGTTAAGAGCTACAGGATCCCAGTAG
- a CDS encoding sulfite exporter TauE/SafE family protein, whose translation MLDVITVMLISLFAGFLGALTGLGGGAIVIPVLTLLGVPLKYAIANSMITIIATSSGSAAAYVREKLTNIKVAMYLEIFTVSGAITGAIITLLIPSKYLYFFFAAFLLTSFYGIRKKTHSNVHENMIQDKFSKWLQLEGSYYDENLKKEINYKIIKAYLGGPAMMIAGLAAGMLGIGAGAFKVSIHELILRMPWSTVLE comes from the coding sequence ATGCTAGATGTAATAACTGTTATGTTAATATCATTGTTTGCAGGTTTCTTAGGTGCTTTAACAGGATTAGGTGGTGGTGCAATAGTAATTCCTGTCCTTACTCTCTTAGGCGTTCCTCTTAAATATGCCATAGCAAACAGCATGATAACAATCATAGCAACTTCTAGTGGTTCCGCAGCAGCATATGTAAGGGAGAAGTTAACTAACATTAAAGTTGCAATGTACTTAGAAATATTTACCGTAAGCGGTGCAATCACAGGTGCAATCATAACACTTCTAATACCAAGTAAATACCTTTACTTCTTCTTCGCTGCTTTTCTTCTCACATCATTTTACGGCATCAGAAAAAAGACTCACAGCAATGTCCACGAGAACATGATACAAGATAAATTTTCTAAATGGCTCCAACTTGAAGGGTCGTACTATGATGAAAACTTAAAGAAAGAAATCAATTACAAAATTATTAAGGCATATCTAGGCGGGCCTGCTATGATGATTGCAGGATTAGCTGCAGGTATGCTTGGAATAGGAGCGGGTGCTTTCAAAGTATCAATACATGAACTAATACTTAGGATGCCGTGGTCAACAGTTTTGGAATAG